From Corallococcus caeni:
TGGGCGAGATTGAGGCCGCGCTGGCCCGCCAGCCTGGGGTGCGGGAGGTGGCCGTCCTCGTCCGTGAGGACGTGCCCGGCGACAAGCGTCTCGTCGCGTACCTCGTCCTTGCTCCCGACGCGCCTTCCGTCAGTGAGCTGCGCCGTGCCTTGCAGCAACTGCTGCCCGGCTACATGGTGCCTGCGCACCTGCTGCCCTTGGACGCGCTTCCGCTCACGCCCAACGGCAAGCTGGACCGGCGTGCTCTGCCCGCGCCGGATGCCCGGCCCTCGCTGGACACGGGCTTCGTCGCTCCGCAGAGCGCTCTGGAGGTGCAGCTTGCCTCCGCGTGGCAGGCCGTCCTTCGCCTCGACAAGGTCGGCGTCCACGACAACTTCTTCGACCTCGGCGGCAACTCGCTGCTGATGGTCCAGCTACACGCGCAGCTGCGCGAGGCTTTGAAGCTCGACGTTCCTCTGGTCGAGCTCTTCCAGGCTCCCACCATCCGCTCACTCGCGAAGCTGTTGAGCCGTGACGGCTCCGAGCAGCCCTCGCTCGAGAAGCATCAGGAGCGGGCCACCAAACAGAAGCAGGTCATGGATCAACAGAAGCGGCTGCTGATGCGCATGAAGGAAGGGAAGAAGAATGGATAGCCTGGTCGAGGAGGGTCCCCAGGATGGCATGGAGACCATTGCCATCATCGGCATGAGCGGGCGCTTCCCCGGTGCGCAGAGCATCGAGGCGCTCTGGGAGAACCTCTGCGCGGGCGCCGAGTCCGTCTCCTTCTTCTCCGACGCAGAGCTGGCCGCCGCCGGTGTCGACGCTTCCGTGCGGGGCCAGCCCGACTACGTGCCCGCCCGCGGCGTGCTCGCGGAGATCGACCAGTTCGATGCCTCGTTCTTCGGCCTCGCTCCCCGCGAGGCCGCCACCATGGATCCCCAGCAGCGCCTCTTCCTGGAGTGCGCCGCCGAAGCCCTCGAGCGCGCGGGCCACGGGGCTCCCGCCGCCGACAACCGCACTGGCGTCTTCGCCGGTGTGAGCATGAACACCTATCTCCTGCACAACCTGTACGGCCACCCGGAGCTGCTGGCCGGTGCCTCGGGGTACCAGGCCGCGCTGGGGAACGATAAGGACTTCGTGGCGACGCGCGTGGCCTACAAGCTCGGCCTGCGCGGCCCCAGCCTTACCGTCCAGACCGCCTGCTCCACCTCGCTCGTCGCCGTCCATGTCGCCTGCCAGAACCTGATCAGCTACCGCTGCGACATGGCGCTGGCCGGGGGCGCCTGCGTCCAGGTTCCGCAGGCCTCCGGCTACGTCTACGAGCCGGAAGGCATCCTGTCGCCGGATGGCCACTGCCGTACCTTCGATGCCAAGGCCCAGGGCACCGTCAGCGGCAACGGCGTCGGTGTCGTCCTCCTCAAGCGCTTCTCGGATGCCCTGCGCGACGGCGACACCGTCTATGCCGTCATCAAGGGCTCGGCCATCAACAACGATGGCGCTCTCAAGGCCGGCTTCACGGCTCCCAGCGTGGATGGCCAGACCGAAGCCATCACCGAAGCGCTCGCCATGGCCGACGTGGAGCCTGCGTCCATCTCCTATGTCGAAGCGCACGGCACCGCCACACCCCTGGGCGACCCCATCGAGCTGGCGGCCCTCAAGCGTGCCTTCCGTTCGTCCTCGCGCGCCACATGCGCCCTGGGTTCCGTCAAATCCAACCTGGGCCACCTGGATGCCGCGGCGGGTGTCACCGGCCTCATCAAGACGGCGCTCGCGCTTCACCACCGCAAGCTGCCCCCCAGCCTTCACTACTCCGCGCCCAACCCGCAGCTTGGCCTGGAGGACAGCCCCTTCTACGTCAATGCCTCGCTGCAGGACTGGCAGCCTCCTGCGGGTGTGCCTCGAAGGGCGGGCGTCAGCGCCTTCGGCATCGGCGGCACCAACGCCCACGTCATCCTCGAGGAAGCCCCCGCGCGGGAGGTCGCTGCTTCCACGAACGCACCGCAGGTGCTGGTGCTGTCGGCGAAGACGGCGTCCGCGCTGGAGAGCGCCACCGCCCAGCTCGCCTCGCACCTGCGGGCCCACCCCGAGCTGCCCCTGGCCGACGTCGCCTTCACCCTCCAGGTCGGTCGCCGCCTGCTGCCCCACCGCCGCTTCCTCGTCGCTTCCGACGCCCTCCAGGCCTCGCAACTTCTCCAGGCCCCCCTGCCTTCTGTCTTCGACGAGTCCGACGACAGGCCCGTCGTCTTCATGTTCCCGGGGGGCGGCGCCCAGTACGCCCTCATGGGCCAGTCCCTCTACGCCTCCCTTCCCCTCTTCCGCGACACCGTCGACCGCTGCGCCTCCCTCCTGCTGCCTCTTCTCGGCCAGGACCTGCGCGCCGTCCTCTACCCCGAGGCCTCCCGCGCCGATGCTTGCGCTTCCCTCCTGCGCCAGCCCCGCCTCGGCCTTCCGGCCCTCTTCGTCACCTCCTACGCGCTGGCCCAGCAATGGCTCGCCTGGGGACTCAAGCCCCAGGCCCTCATCGGCCACTCCCTCGGCGAGTACGTCGCTGCATGCCTCGCGGGCGTCTTCTCACTGAAAGACGCGCTCGCCCTCGTCTGCCTCCGTGGCCGCCTCTTCGAGCAGCTTCCTGCGGGCTCCATGCTCAGCGTCGCCCTCTCCGAGGCTGACGTCCTCCCCTTGCTGGGTGACTCGCTCTCCCTGGCCGCCGTCAACGCTCCCTCCCTCTGCGTTGTCTCCGGCCCTACCGACTCCATCGCCCAGCTCGCTGAG
This genomic window contains:
- a CDS encoding non-ribosomal peptide synthetase yields the protein YSTWALLDADATGTPPIGRAIANSQVYLLDRFGQPTPFGVPGEVFLGGEGLARGYLGQPALTAERFVPNPFSTSPGARLYRTGDLARWRADGQLEFLGRNDNQVKLRGFRIELGEIEAALARQPGVREVAVLVREDVPGDKRLVAYLVLAPDAPSVSELRRALQQLLPGYMVPAHLLPLDALPLTPNGKLDRRALPAPDARPSLDTGFVAPQSALEVQLASAWQAVLRLDKVGVHDNFFDLGGNSLLMVQLHAQLREALKLDVPLVELFQAPTIRSLAKLLSRDGSEQPSLEKHQERATKQKQVMDQQKRLLMRMKEGKKNG